A portion of the Streptococcus sp. Marseille-Q6470 genome contains these proteins:
- the asnS gene encoding asparagine--tRNA ligase, translating into MTKRVTIIEVKDYVGQEVTIGAWVANKSGKGKIAFLQLRDGTAFFQGVAFKPNFIEKFGEEVGLEKFDTIKRLSQETSVFVTGIVKEDERSKFGYELDITDIEVIGESQDYPITPKEHGTDFLMDNRHLWLRSRKQVAVMQIRNAIIYATYEFFDKNGFMKFDSPILSGNAAEDSTELFETDYFGTPAYLSQSGQLYLEAGAMALGRVFDFGPVFRAEKSKTRRHLTEFWMMDAEYSYLTHDESLDLQEAYVKALLQGVLDRAPQALETLERDTELLKRYIAEPFKRITYDEAIDLLQEHENDADADYEHLEHGDDFGSPHETWISNHFGVPTFVINYPADIKAFYMKPVPGNPDRVLCADLLAPEGYGEIIGGSMREEDYDALVAKMESLGMDRTEYEFYLDLRKYGTVPHGGFGIGIERMVTFAAGTKHIREAIPFPRMLHRIKP; encoded by the coding sequence ATGACAAAACGTGTAACAATTATCGAAGTAAAAGATTACGTTGGTCAAGAAGTCACAATCGGTGCCTGGGTTGCCAACAAATCAGGAAAAGGGAAAATTGCCTTCTTGCAATTGCGTGACGGAACTGCCTTTTTCCAAGGTGTGGCTTTCAAACCAAACTTTATCGAAAAATTTGGTGAAGAAGTGGGACTTGAAAAATTTGATACCATCAAACGCTTAAGCCAAGAAACATCTGTCTTTGTGACTGGGATTGTCAAAGAAGACGAACGCTCTAAATTTGGTTATGAGCTCGATATTACAGACATCGAAGTCATAGGTGAATCTCAAGATTACCCAATCACTCCAAAAGAACACGGAACAGACTTCTTGATGGATAACCGCCACTTGTGGTTGCGTTCACGCAAACAAGTAGCAGTGATGCAAATCCGTAACGCTATTATCTATGCAACTTATGAGTTCTTTGATAAGAATGGCTTTATGAAGTTTGATAGCCCAATTCTTTCAGGAAATGCAGCAGAAGATTCTACAGAACTTTTCGAAACTGACTACTTTGGAACACCAGCTTACTTGAGCCAATCTGGTCAGCTTTATCTTGAAGCTGGTGCTATGGCTCTAGGTCGCGTCTTTGACTTTGGTCCAGTATTCCGTGCGGAGAAATCTAAGACTCGCCGTCACTTGACTGAGTTCTGGATGATGGATGCGGAGTACTCATACTTGACACATGATGAGTCACTTGACTTGCAAGAAGCTTATGTTAAAGCGTTGCTTCAAGGTGTTCTAGATCGTGCTCCTCAAGCCTTGGAAACCTTGGAACGTGATACAGAGCTCTTGAAACGTTATATTGCAGAGCCATTCAAACGTATTACTTACGATGAAGCGATTGATCTATTGCAAGAGCATGAAAATGATGCAGATGCTGACTACGAACATTTGGAACATGGTGATGACTTTGGTTCACCTCACGAAACTTGGATTTCAAACCACTTTGGTGTGCCAACTTTCGTAATCAACTATCCAGCTGACATCAAGGCTTTCTACATGAAACCAGTTCCTGGTAACCCAGACCGCGTACTTTGTGCAGACTTGCTTGCGCCAGAAGGTTACGGAGAAATCATCGGTGGTTCAATGCGTGAGGAAGACTACGATGCCCTTGTCGCTAAGATGGAATCACTTGGAATGGATCGTACAGAATACGAATTCTACCTTGATCTTCGTAAATATGGTACCGTACCACACGGTGGATTTGGTATCGGTATCGAGCGTATGGTAACCTTTGCAGCTGGCACTAAACACATCCGTGAAGCTATTCCATTCCCACGTATGTTGCACCGTATCAAACCTTAA
- a CDS encoding pyridoxal phosphate-dependent aminotransferase gives MKLSKRVLEMEESVTLASDARAKKLKAEGKDVLFLTLGQPDFHTPKNIQDAAVEAIRDGRASFYTVASGLPELKAAVNTYFERYYGYSVAATEVTFATGAKFSLYTFFMAVVNPGDEVIIPTPYWVSYGDQVKMAEGLPVFVQAKEDNHFKVTVEQLEAARTDKTKVLVLNSPSNPTGMIYSREELLAIGNWAVEHDILILADDIYGRLVYNGNEFVPISSLSEAIRKQTIVINGVSKAYAMTGWRVGYAVGDPEIIAAMSKLTGQTTSNLTAVSQYATIEALTGPQDSVETMRQAFEERLNTIYPLLCQVPGFEVVKPQGAFYLFPNVKKAMEMKGYTDVTAFTTAILEEVGLALITGAGFGAPENVRLSYATDLDTLKEAIRRLHQFMEK, from the coding sequence ATGAAATTATCCAAACGTGTCTTAGAAATGGAAGAAAGTGTCACTCTGGCTAGTGATGCAAGAGCTAAGAAATTAAAGGCGGAAGGAAAAGATGTTCTTTTCTTGACTCTAGGTCAGCCCGATTTTCATACTCCTAAAAATATTCAGGATGCTGCAGTTGAGGCTATTCGAGATGGACGTGCTTCCTTCTATACGGTGGCTTCAGGTCTGCCTGAGTTAAAAGCAGCGGTCAATACTTATTTTGAACGTTATTATGGTTATTCTGTGGCAGCTACTGAAGTCACGTTTGCGACTGGTGCCAAGTTCTCCCTTTATACGTTCTTTATGGCTGTGGTTAATCCTGGAGATGAGGTGATTATTCCAACTCCTTACTGGGTTAGCTATGGCGATCAAGTGAAAATGGCAGAAGGTCTTCCAGTATTTGTCCAAGCCAAGGAAGACAATCACTTTAAAGTAACTGTGGAGCAATTAGAAGCGGCTCGCACAGATAAGACCAAAGTCTTGGTTCTTAACTCACCATCTAATCCTACCGGTATGATCTACTCTCGTGAGGAATTGTTAGCCATTGGAAACTGGGCAGTTGAGCATGACATTCTCATCCTAGCAGACGATATTTATGGACGTTTGGTCTATAACGGGAATGAATTTGTTCCAATCTCTAGTCTTTCAGAAGCTATTCGCAAACAAACCATTGTCATCAATGGAGTGTCTAAGGCCTACGCTATGACTGGTTGGCGGGTAGGTTATGCAGTAGGTGATCCAGAAATTATTGCTGCTATGAGCAAATTGACTGGTCAAACGACTTCTAACCTGACTGCTGTATCTCAATACGCAACAATCGAAGCGCTCACTGGTCCACAAGACTCAGTAGAAACGATGCGTCAGGCTTTTGAGGAACGTTTGAATACCATTTATCCACTCTTGTGTCAGGTCCCTGGTTTTGAGGTCGTCAAACCTCAAGGAGCTTTCTACCTCTTCCCAAATGTTAAAAAAGCTATGGAAATGAAGGGTTATACAGATGTAACTGCATTTACAACGGCTATTCTTGAGGAAGTGGGTCTGGCCTTGATTACTGGTGCTGGATTTGGAGCCCCAGAGAATGTCCGTCTCAGCTATGCGACAGACCTAGATACACTTAAAGAAGCCATTCGTCGTTTGCACCAATTTATGGAAAAATAA
- a CDS encoding DUF5590 domain-containing protein, with the protein MKKRQKKEKNSLLFQYIIGITLLTLVITSSFLYLVWLSMKPYRTAKVEGEKLAKQYANLETVNQVDLFNGLESYYSVLGQDKNQKPVAVLIEKNNNNIYVYQLENGTSQEKAEAVVREKGATEIDKITFGRYANKPVWEIKSGGDYYLVDFESGALVEKEKQ; encoded by the coding sequence GTGAAAAAGAGACAAAAAAAAGAAAAAAATTCCCTATTATTTCAGTACATTATTGGTATCACTTTGTTAACTCTAGTCATCACTTCTTCCTTTCTTTATTTAGTATGGCTCAGCATGAAGCCATATCGGACTGCTAAGGTTGAAGGAGAGAAGCTTGCTAAGCAGTATGCGAATCTAGAAACGGTAAACCAAGTTGATTTATTCAATGGCTTAGAAAGTTATTATAGTGTTCTTGGTCAAGATAAAAATCAGAAACCAGTTGCTGTTTTAATAGAAAAAAACAACAATAATATTTACGTATATCAACTAGAAAATGGTACTTCTCAAGAAAAAGCAGAAGCAGTTGTCAGAGAAAAAGGAGCAACTGAGATTGATAAGATTACCTTTGGACGGTACGCTAACAAGCCAGTCTGGGAAATCAAGTCCGGAGGAGACTATTATCTAGTAGATTTTGAATCTGGCGCCTTAGTCGAAAAGGAGAAACAATGA